A single genomic interval of Aureliella helgolandensis harbors:
- a CDS encoding aldehyde dehydrogenase family protein, translated as MPSSILMPSSIAQVIEVARQAQRQWQKQMPKVRQRAIRQVAGLLAEEYASLLPLIPRPNASAADKIASEVFPLAEACRFTAAVSRRTLAPQTYSMREGAWWIGRVRVTVSAEPWGIVLIVAPGNYPLFLPGVQAIQALAAGNAVLIKPAPGCQPLLARFKELLIAAGVPTDLVHILPEEIAAGREAMQLGVDKVVATGSAATGQAILHDLATTLTPATLELSGCDAIFVLPQAQIEQVVPALIYALKLNGGATCIAPRRIFVTPAHRAELAQALDEGLSDAGEPDAVVPPSVLEHALQVVGAALSEGAEIVHGKLPAKPAAGKMRPLVLQSVTAKMAIARTDLFAPIVSIIEVPDMQTALAADRHCPYGLGAAIFGPRSLAEHWANEVNAGCVVINDAVVPTADPRVPFGGWGKSGWGLTRGREGLREMARTKTTCTRLGNWKPHLDRSISGNEVLMSSLLAVFHASSWRKRFQAMGRVLSQIRRPSPP; from the coding sequence ATGCCCTCCTCGATATTAATGCCCTCCTCGATAGCTCAAGTGATCGAAGTCGCCCGTCAGGCACAGCGACAATGGCAAAAGCAGATGCCCAAAGTGCGGCAGCGCGCGATTCGGCAGGTGGCGGGTCTGCTCGCCGAGGAATACGCTTCGCTACTTCCGCTCATACCGCGCCCCAACGCGTCGGCTGCAGATAAGATCGCCTCGGAAGTCTTCCCTCTGGCCGAGGCCTGCCGGTTTACTGCCGCAGTCAGCCGCAGGACCCTCGCTCCCCAAACCTATTCGATGCGCGAGGGAGCCTGGTGGATAGGACGCGTCCGGGTAACCGTATCCGCCGAGCCCTGGGGCATTGTCTTGATTGTCGCTCCAGGGAATTATCCCCTTTTCCTGCCCGGTGTCCAAGCAATCCAAGCACTAGCGGCCGGGAATGCCGTGTTGATCAAGCCAGCGCCCGGTTGCCAGCCCCTGCTGGCCCGTTTCAAAGAGCTGCTCATAGCGGCCGGCGTTCCAACTGACCTCGTACATATCCTGCCAGAAGAGATCGCTGCCGGACGTGAAGCGATGCAGCTGGGAGTCGACAAAGTCGTCGCCACGGGATCGGCTGCTACAGGACAAGCCATACTGCATGACCTAGCCACGACACTGACACCAGCCACTCTAGAGCTGAGCGGTTGCGACGCAATCTTCGTCCTACCACAGGCTCAAATCGAACAAGTGGTACCAGCCCTCATCTACGCCCTCAAGCTCAACGGTGGTGCAACTTGCATTGCTCCTCGTCGCATTTTTGTAACCCCTGCGCATCGCGCTGAATTGGCTCAAGCGCTGGACGAAGGGTTGTCTGACGCTGGAGAGCCGGACGCGGTGGTGCCACCGTCGGTGCTCGAACACGCTTTACAGGTTGTCGGCGCAGCCCTGAGCGAGGGAGCCGAAATCGTCCATGGAAAGCTGCCTGCCAAACCTGCTGCAGGGAAGATGCGGCCTCTGGTGCTGCAGTCGGTGACAGCCAAGATGGCGATTGCGCGGACCGATCTCTTTGCCCCGATTGTGTCTATCATCGAAGTGCCCGATATGCAGACGGCGCTGGCCGCCGATCGCCATTGCCCCTACGGGCTGGGGGCAGCCATCTTCGGCCCTCGCTCACTGGCTGAACACTGGGCGAATGAAGTCAACGCCGGATGCGTAGTCATCAATGATGCGGTGGTTCCCACCGCAGATCCACGCGTTCCATTCGGTGGTTGGGGAAAGAGCGGTTGGGGGCTCACACGGGGACGCGAGGGCTTGCGCGAGATGGCAAGAACTAAAACGACTTGCACTCGGCTGGGGAATTGGAAGCCTCACTTAGACCGCTCCATCTCCGGCAACGAGGTATTGATGAGCAGCCTACTGGCGGTTTTCCACGCGTCTAGTTGGAGAAAGCGATTTCAGGCGATGGGGCGAGTCCTCTCCCAGATCCGGCGTCCCTCGCCCCCATAG
- a CDS encoding hybrid sensor histidine kinase/response regulator: MAIIAQALAVPTGGVLQSDNVSLPTNAPFSGPWFSFAELSSVGLSILGLVLIFSIWLITLRMQVRRKTKSLMRMSAMLNSSYEAIGEGILIVGNDGEFLNCTRRVSEILDRQVPEEKIPLRESLAKCMGDRLAFQELWNGVGATSRTETQEFPLRGGRGYVSVYTSPVLDDQGVAIARLWAFDDITKRKELEASLLQSQKMEAIGRLAGGVAHDFNNILMEISGNLELIQLTPEQSVSSVRELLEKTEQASDRAARLIKNLLGFSRRSAVELRFASVLPVVERLVQLLQYTLEPSIQLEETHAPDLWFVEFDEAQLQQVLLNICLNARDAILDKQGTITIATENTTLEGQEYVSISITDSGEGMSEEVRNKIFEPFFTTKAQGMGTGLGLALSYGIIQQHRGQIECTSSPQRGTTFRVMLPRATEAAKNKQQQVPQTDALRVDRDFHILLGDDSDAVRHYCAAILRSAGYRVTDFSNGAQVLQAFDSGPKVDLALIELTMPVMSGRETFCAIRSEYPNLPIIIYSGYAFDINDFIAATGEAPSAFIQKPFRRKQLLSVVQGALQSVEPLD; the protein is encoded by the coding sequence GTGGCTATTATCGCTCAAGCTCTTGCGGTACCGACCGGCGGAGTTCTGCAGTCGGACAACGTGAGTCTCCCCACCAATGCCCCCTTTAGCGGTCCCTGGTTTAGCTTCGCCGAACTCTCCTCGGTAGGGCTGTCCATTCTCGGCTTAGTGCTGATTTTCAGCATTTGGTTAATCACGCTCCGCATGCAGGTCCGCCGCAAGACGAAGAGTTTGATGCGCATGTCTGCCATGCTAAATTCCTCTTACGAGGCCATCGGCGAAGGAATTCTGATTGTCGGGAACGACGGCGAATTCTTAAATTGCACCCGCCGGGTGTCTGAGATCCTCGATCGCCAAGTGCCGGAGGAGAAGATTCCGCTGCGGGAGTCGCTCGCCAAGTGTATGGGAGATCGCCTGGCCTTCCAAGAATTATGGAATGGAGTTGGTGCTACCTCGCGGACCGAAACCCAAGAGTTTCCGCTGCGTGGCGGACGCGGTTATGTGTCGGTCTACACCTCGCCGGTCCTAGACGATCAAGGCGTCGCCATCGCGAGGTTGTGGGCCTTCGACGATATCACCAAACGCAAAGAGCTCGAAGCTTCCTTGTTGCAATCGCAAAAAATGGAAGCAATCGGTCGACTCGCCGGAGGAGTCGCCCATGATTTTAATAACATCCTTATGGAAATCTCAGGCAATCTTGAGCTCATTCAATTGACCCCCGAGCAGTCGGTGAGCTCGGTTCGCGAATTACTCGAGAAAACCGAACAGGCATCCGATCGGGCTGCCCGGCTGATAAAAAACCTCCTTGGTTTCTCGAGGCGTAGCGCGGTTGAACTGCGATTCGCCAGTGTCTTACCCGTAGTGGAACGGCTTGTTCAACTGCTACAATACACGCTTGAACCCAGCATCCAGCTGGAGGAGACTCACGCGCCGGATCTGTGGTTCGTTGAGTTTGATGAAGCCCAGCTGCAACAAGTGCTGTTGAATATCTGCCTCAACGCCAGAGATGCAATCCTGGATAAGCAGGGGACGATCACGATTGCCACCGAGAACACGACTCTAGAAGGGCAGGAGTACGTCAGCATTTCGATCACGGATAGTGGTGAAGGAATGTCCGAGGAGGTGCGTAACAAGATCTTTGAACCCTTCTTTACCACCAAGGCACAAGGTATGGGGACCGGGTTGGGACTGGCACTTTCCTACGGTATTATCCAACAGCATCGCGGACAAATCGAGTGCACGAGCAGCCCCCAACGGGGAACGACTTTCCGAGTCATGCTCCCGCGCGCCACGGAAGCTGCCAAGAATAAGCAGCAACAGGTGCCGCAGACCGACGCGCTCCGTGTCGATCGAGATTTTCACATTCTACTGGGCGACGACAGTGACGCAGTCCGTCACTACTGTGCCGCCATTCTCCGCAGCGCTGGCTACCGTGTTACCGATTTTTCCAACGGTGCCCAAGTCCTGCAAGCCTTCGACTCCGGACCCAAAGTGGATTTAGCGTTGATTGAACTCACGATGCCGGTCATGTCGGGGCGGGAAACGTTTTGTGCGATCCGTAGCGAGTACCCCAATCTGCCGATTATTATCTACAGCGGTTACGCGTTTGACATTAACGACTTCATTGCGGCAACCGGTGAAGCTCCTTCAGCCTTTATTCAAAAACCCTTTCGTCGCAAGCAACTTCTCTCAGTGGTGCAGGGAGCGTTGCAAAGTGTGGAGCCACTGGATTAA